The Lottiidibacillus patelloidae nucleotide sequence TTCAGCAACAAATCCTCTTTTAATTGCTTTTCTTATATTCGTTCTAACTTCAGTTTGGGCCAAGTGTATTTCATAAGGAAATTTTATTTTATACGTATATTTAACTCCTACATGAAATCTATTCCAAATCCAAGATCTACTATCTTCAATTCCTGGTGGTAACATCAACATATTTGCTAATCTTCTTTTCTTCATTTCCCCTGAAAGATAATCAGAGACCTTTATCCATTGGTTATAAATGTTATATATTTTTTGCGTATTCGTTGTACTAAATTCTAGGCCAATATATGGATTTAAAGGTGGAAGAATAATCTTTCCACGTTTATTTAAGTACCACACAGTTTTTACATTAGGAAATGCCTTTCCCTCTAATGACCAATTAAGTTTAAATGGTGCAACCGCCCACTTTAACTTGTTAAATTCAAGCCACCCTTCTAATAAGAGTGGACTCTTACTTTTGTTGAATTCATCAATATTCATTATTTTGCTCCTTATTTTTTAAAGAAAAATGCCGTTCCATTGCATACCATGAAAAAAATGTATGAATGATGTACCCAAAAGTACCGGCAATACTTAACATTAATATAGCTGTAGTTGCAGTGACATTTAGCCAGTTGGCAAATACTAAAGTTATTAGAAGTAAGAGGATCCTTATAACTTCACGATAAAGGTGGAAATCCTGCCTTTCAAAAACTGGAATGTTAGAGCCAACAGGTGCAGAAACAAATTGAAAGAAATACATAATGGCAAGAAGTTGCAAATAAACACCTGCTTGCTTCCATTCGTCTCCAAAAACAAAGGCAAAAAGGGGAGGAGCAAATACCGCTAAAGTAGTAATAAATACAACAGATATAAGCGCAATAGATTTAAATGTTTTCCAAAAGAGGTGGCGAATTGCTCGTTCATCCGACTTATTAATCTTTGAAGCTTCGGCTAGGTAGACTTCAGAAACAGCACCACCAATAATAGCGATAGGCAGCCCTAAAATTCGCTGAGCTAAAATATATAACCCAACAACAATTGGGCCATAAAAAGCGGTTAACAATAAAGCTGGTAATTGAAGGCTTACACTATTTAATAGTGCTGAACCACTCGATAACATTGGAAACCTACGATATCTACTCGCAGTTTTTCGTATTTGATGCCAAGACACTTCCTTCAACAATGCTTTCTCGTGGCGGAATGATAAGATTGTGATGGTTATGCCCGCTACTAATCTACCAATGACATCACCGATAAGTAAGCCTGTTTTCCCCAATTTATTAAAACCTAGTATTATTTGTGATAGTACTTGAATTGTCGATTGATTTAACTTTGTTATTGAAATGTTTTTAAATGTTTCCGTTCTGATAGACCAGTAATGAACAGCTTGAAAGGTAGATCCACCAATAAATGCAATTGGAATGAGCCAAAGAGCTCCTGCTAAAGTGGGTGTATTTAAAAAGTAAGCAATATTTTCCGCAAATAAAGTGAAAATGGAGAAATGGAGAATGCTAAATAGGAGAATAAGAATAAAACATAATGCTAATACGTTAATTGCTTCTTTATTATTATTGGGAAGGGGAAGTGGAATAGCCATCTCATATAATAAAGAACCTATGACAACAAGGATTGACAAAATAGATAAATATACAGAGTAAACACCAAATTCTTCTGGTGAATAAATTCTCGTTAATATAGGTGTAGACAAAATAATTATTAATTGAGAAAAAGCAGTACCTCCAGCTAAGACACCTACATTTTTAGCAAATTTTCCTTTAGGAATTAGATTCTTCCATTTCATGCTATTTCAACACTTCTTGTAATTTTTCAGCAATGAATACTTGCTTATCATATGTCATTTGTGGCCAAATCGGTAGTGACAGGACTTCCTTTGTTAGCTTTTCAGAGTTAATAATCATTTTTTTATTATTTGAATAGATGTTCAGTTGGTGAACTGGGATTGGGTAATAAATCATTGATCCTATATTGGATTTCGTTAAATAATCCTTTACAATATCACGTTTTTCATTGCTAATCTTCGTAGTATATTGATGATAGACATGGTAACAATCATCATCTTCATATGGTAATGTAATCTCGTTAATATGTCCTAAAAGCTTTTGGTAATTTAACGCTACCGATCGCCGAGCGTTATTCCATTTATCAATATAAGGAAGTTTTACGCGCAGTATTGCCGCTTGAATTTCATCTAATCTAGAATTGTACCCTAGCATTTCATGATGATATTTTTCCTTAGAGCCATGTGATCTTAGCATAGCTGCTTTCTCTGCTAATTCATCATTATTTGTAACAATCATTCCACCGTCTCCATAACACCCTAAGTTTTTTGTAGGAAAAAATGATAAACAGCCGGCCTCTCCAATCGACCCTAATTTTTTACCTTTATAAGTCGCTCCAAACGCTTGAGCTACATCTTCTATTACTTTTAGTTTGTGCTTATACGCAATAGTCATTATTTCTGTCATATTTGCACTTTGACCATACAAATGAACAGGTAATATTGCAGTTGTTTTACTTGTTATAACACTTTCTATTTCATTTGGATTAATATTGAAAGTTTTCTCATCTATATCAACAAAAATTGGTTGTGCACCAATAGCATGAATGGCTTCTGCAGTGGCAAAAAAAGTAAATGGAGTTGTTATTACTTCATCCCCTTTTTTTATTCCAGCAGCTTGTAAAGCGATAACTAATGCATCAGTTCCTGAATTAACTGCTACAGCATGTTTTGTTCCTAAATAACTGGCAATCTCTTTCTCTAACATTTTCACATTTTTCCCCATAATAAATTGCCCAGACTGTAGGACATTATTTATAGCAGAATTTATCTCTGTTTTTAATTCTTCTATTTCACTCTCTAAAGTAAATGGTGGGATCTCCATTTTCTTTCGTCCTCCTCCTACTTAATTCACGATATAGTTAATTTCCTAATAATCGAAATCTATTATTTTGTTGCCTAATTTCTTGATGTGTTTTTTCAAGTAATTGAATAACCTCTACCCCATTTTGTCCATCAGATAAAGGATTTGAGCGATTCGATATACAACTTAAGAAATGATTACATTCTAATTTCAATGGATTACTATCACCGATAAACAAAACTTTCTTTCCTTTATCAATATTCTCTAAATCATCACTAACTGTTTTTCGATGTAGGATGACGCTCTGGTCATGTTCGTTGTAAACGAGCATCCCTTCTCTTCCAACAATGATCATTTTCCTTATATCCTCAGGGTAATACCACGAGATATGCATATTTACTGAGAGGTTATTAGAAAAACCTAAATGCAAGTAAACATCATCCGCTATATCTTCCTGAAGAATTGATTGACTCTTTGAAGTTATAACCTGAGGATGTTTTTCAAATAAATAAAGTATTACCGCTATGTCATGAACAGCAAAACTCCAGAGAACATTTTCAAAAGATCTAACTTTCCCTAGCTTGGTCCTTTGTTGATGGATACTTTTTACTTCACCGAGCTTACCTCTTTTTATATAATTTTTGATAAATTGAATTGCCGGTTGGTATAAAAGTAAATGACCTACCATTAAAATAAGATTACGCTTTTCCGCAACTTTAACTAGTTTTTCACCTTCGGAACTCGAAAGTGTAAACGGCTTCTCCACCAAAACATCCTTACCTGCTTCAAGTGCTTTTTTTGCCAATACGAAATGAGTATTAACCGGCGTTGCAATGACAACACCTTTTATACTTTTATCAGTAAGAACATGATCCATATTTGAATAAGTAGGAATGTTTGGATACTCATTTTTTAGCTTACGCTGTAAAGCCTCATCCGGTTCAACTACAGCACCTAATGCACCAAGTTTATAAAATGTTTTTACATGGTTAATTCCCCATGCACCAGCACCAATTACAGCAATTTTTATCATAGTAGCGTCACCTTATTATTTAAATATTCCTTTGGCATTGATTTTGTGATATTCTTCGTATCAAATACAGAAGAAGCATTTTCAACTATTTTTTCATAATCGACATTACTATGGTCTGTTGTAATGATAATTAAATCCTGTTTTGATATGTTATAAACGGTAAGTGGTGTAGATGAGAGCGATATTCCCGGAGAAAATATTTGTGGTACATTCGGGTCGTGGTACATGACCGAAGCATTTTCTTTTTGAAGAAGTTTAATTAGTTGAAGAGCAGGTGATTCCCTGTAATCGCTTATATCCTTCTTATAAGCAACCCCGACAATCAATACTTTTGCTTTTGATAAAGTGATACCTTTTTTGTTTAAAATTCGCATCGCTCTGTCACGAACAAACTCTGGCATTTTTCTATTTATTTCTCCTGCGAGTGAAATAAATTGTGTATTAAAATTAAGTTCTTTTGCTTTCCATTCTAAATAATGCGGGTCAATCGGAATGCAATGGCCTCCTACTCCTGGGCCAGGATAGAATGGCATAATTCCAAATGGCTTTGTAAATGCCCCGTCTAATACCTCCCAAACATTTAAGTTCATTTTGTCGCAAAGTAAGGTTAGCTCATTAACCAATCCAATATTTACGGCACGGAATGTATTTTCATACACTTTTACTAACTCAGCCGCTTTCGCACTCGACATTGTAATTACATGGTCAATTACTTGCTCATATAATATTTTTGCCAGTTCATTTGAATTTTTCCCGACTCCACCAATTATTTTATTTGTACTTTTTGTGGAGAAGCTTTTATTACCTGGGTCAACTCTTTCAGGTGTATGAGCTAAGTAAAAATCCTCCTCTACTTTTAAGGTCGATTTTTCTAATAAAGGTAAACATACCTCCTCTGTCGTCCCAGGATATGTTGTTGACTCAAGACAAATTAATTGTCCTCTTTTTAAATGTTTCGCAATACTTTTACTGACTTCTTCAACATATTCTAAATTTGGAGTTAAGTTTTTTGTTAAAGGCGTCGGCACACAAATAATAATAACATCTAAATCTTTTACGATTTCAAAATGATCAACAGCTTTTAGTTTTCCATTATTAACAACAGTAATTAGTTCTTCGTCTTCAACATCTGAGATATAATTTTTCCCTTCATTGACACCTGCAACTTTTCTTTTATTTAGTTCTATACCAACCACAGAAAAGTTTTGTTTCGCCAACTCTACTGCTAGAGGAAGCCCAACATAACCAAGGCCAACTATACCTATTTTAGCTTGACGCTTTGTGATTTTTTTCAATAAATTCTCTTTTGTCGTCATATTTTTCTCCATAATCTCCTTCCCTTCATTACTTCCTAAAAATATAGGCATTGTCGCATGCCCTTCATGTGAAATTCCTTCAGAAAATAAAACTGTTTTTATAGTTAATAGAAGTATTTTAAGATCTAGTAAGAAACTTTGATTGTCTACGTACCACACATCTAGTTTAAATTTTTCTTCCCAACTTAATAGATTTCGTCCGTTCACTTGAGCCCAACCAGTAATTCCTGGTCTAACATCATGACGTCTTGCTTGTTCTTCATTGTACCTTGGTAAGTACTCTAATAATAATGGTCTAGGACCAACCAAACTGATATCTCCTTTTAGTACATTGATTAATTGTGGTAATTCATCTATGCTCATTTTCCTCATTAACTTTCCAAGTTTAGTTAACCGCCTATCATCTGGTAATAGCTCACCAAATTTATCTGTTTCATTTGTCATAGTTCTAAACTTATAAATTGTGAACGGTACACCATTTTTTCCAGGTCTAACCTGCTTAAACAAAATTGGTGAGCCTATTATTATTTTAATTGCAAGTGCAATCAGTAACATGACCGGTGATAAAACGATACTGAGAATAAGAGCAATTGAAAAATCAAATAAACGCTTCATAGTATAACGCTCCCTTCACAATTGTAAGTATAAGTACAATTATACCTACAATAATCACTCATTCCCTACGATACCTAAGACATGATTACTGGATAAATTTAACTGGTTACTTGCCTTGCGCACTTCATTTTTAGTGCACTTATTAATATTAACTACCAGCAATGATGCATCTGAAATAGCTGCCAAGGAAGTGGAATCTGCAACAGTTAAAGAAGGACTATCGACTATAACATAATCTGCCTTTGCAGTTAATTTTTCAATTAATAATTTTAATCTCCTCGATGCTATTAATTCTGCCGGATTAGATACGATCGAACCAGCGGTAATAACATAAAGCTTATCAATATCAGCTTTTTGTATAATGCTTGTTAATTTACTTTCACCAAGTAAAAAATTTGTTAATCCTTCTTTATTAGACAAATGAAATGCTAAGTGTCCGGCTGGTTTTCTAAGGTTACAATCAATATAAATTGTGTTTTTTCCACTTTGAGCAAAGGCGGTTGCTAAGTTTGCTGCAATAAGAGATTTTCCCTCTCCCTCTTTAGTACTCGTAATTAGAATTGATTTATGTCCATGGATATTCATCACATCAATGGTAGCTCGAATAGCTTTGAAAGATTCGGCTGCTGGAGAATTTGGTTTCCAAACTGTTGCCATCTTTAAAAAACGTTCATCGAAATGTTTCATTAACTTTCACCCTCTTTATCTTTTTCGTTAATGATAAAGGCGTCAAAATGTGAAATATGGCCAATTACTTTAATATTCATATCCTCGTATACTTCATTAATGTTTTGAAACTTTACGTTCAATACCTCAATAATAAAAGCAAATGTTAAAACAAGAAGTAACACTAAAAAAAATGTTATTAAAGTGATTAGCTTTATATTAGGTTTAATTGGTTCTCCATGATTACTAATGGAAGCTGGCGTCAGGATTTTCACATTTTTATTTCCGAAGATAATTTCAGTTTCTTCTAGAAATGTTTCCGTTACTAAATTTGCTATTAACGCAGCTCTATTTGGGTCTGTATCTTGAACTGCAATAGTAAACACTTGCGAATGGTTAATCTTTTTTACATCAACCTTTTCGGATAGTTCGCTTCTTGTTGTTTGATTTCCTAACTTTTTAGCAACTTTATCTAAAATTGCTGGACTTTTAATAATAATCTGGTACGTATCGATAAGTAAAATGCTTGTTTCTATATCACCTGCAAATTGCCCTGTGACAGGATCCGTCTCACTTGCTAATAGTTCAGTTTCTGCTTCATATATTGGCGTAATGAAAAAGATACAATATAAAGCTGTACAAAAAGTGAATAGTATTGTTGTCAATGAGACTAACTTCCACCTTTTCTTTAATACTAAAAGAATATATTTAAATTGAATAATTTCCTCCATTTTTCAATCCTTTCTACCACGTTGTTCATATGTGGTTTTTTCTTCAATCTTCTATTTAGCAAAAAAATACCTACGTGTAGTAATAACACTATCCAAACATTACCTACTCCCCATATCTTATTGACACAATGCCTTAAGTGTATGGGTATAACCACTATTTTTTTCAATTCATTGATAAAAAAGCGGAAAAAAAGAAGTACAAAAGTACTCCTGTTACAAAAAGAGATCTATATTTAAATGTTTTACCTGCTTTAAATGTATGTATAACAAATGTTGTACAAACACTAAAGGTAAACTTATGATAAGGTGTGAGATTATGCATACAATGTGGAAAGGATCAATTAGTTTTGGACTCGTCCATATTCCGATTAAATTATTTGCTGCAACAGAAGACAAGGATATTAAATTCCGCTCGCTTCATAAAGAATGTAAAAATCCTATTAAGTATGAAAAAGTTTGCGCTGTCTGTGATAAAGAAATAAACCAAGATGATATTGTTAAAGGCTATGAATATGAACCAGGCAAATATGTAATTGTAGATCCTGAGGACATTAAAGAGTTAACAAATACATCAAGTAAACGAGTTGAAATCATCGATTTTGTCTCGATTGAGGAAATTGATCCAATCTTCTATAATAAATCTTATTTTATTGGTCCTAATGAAAACGGTGAAAAACCATATAGTTTGCTAAAGAAAGCAATAGAAGAGACTGGAAAAATAGGAATTGCAAAAATTACCATACGGTCAAAACAACAATTGGCCGTAGTCCGTGGGTATAAAAACGGATTATTACTCGAAACGATTCATTGGCCAGATGAAGTTAGAAATATTGAACATATTCCTAATTTTTCAGAACAATTGGAAGTAGATGAAAGAGAGTTAAATATGGCCAAAACGTTAGTGGAACAATTAACGACAGAATTTAACCCAGATAAGTATACAGATGAATACCGTACAGGTTTAATGGACTTAATTGAAAGTAAAATGAAAAATCAAGAGTATAGTACACCTCATCAAGAACCAGAAACAAATATTATTGATTTAATGGATGCCTTGCAAGCAAGTATAGATGAAACGACACCTAAAAAGAAAAAGAAAATAAGAAAAAAGAAGGCAGTGTCAGGTGAATAATGTCATTCATAAAACCAATTCTTCCTACTCTTACAAATCTTGTTCCAAAAGGTTCAGAGTGGCACTTCGAAATAAAATATGATGGGTTTCGCTGTCAATTACATTGGGATCAAGAGAATCTAATATTATACAGTCGAAATGGGAAAGATTTGGGTTACTACTTTCCTGAATTAAAGCAGCTACAAGTACTGTTTACTAAGGGTTTTGCTAACAACTCTTTTGTCCTAGATGGCGAACTATGTTGTTTGGACCAAAACGGTGTACCAAACTTTGATGCCATTCAATATAGAGGTCGACTTAAAAACGAAACTAAAAGGGTAGCTGCCGCAAAGGATCATCCAGCTACTTTTCTTGCTTTTGACTTACTATATTTTAATAATGAAAAAACATTAGATCTTAATTATATAGAAAGAAAGCGAAAGCTAATATCCTATTTTTCACAAATTGATGTATATGGAAAGTTTTTATCAGTGATAAAACAAGAAGAGAACTTCAAAATTTTATGGAATAAAGTAGTATCCCAAAACCATGAAGGAGTTATCGCTAAACATACTTCAAGTAAATGGATACCAGGAAAACGAACAGAATTATGGAAAAAAATTAAAAATTATAAAAAAGTAAAAATAATAGTTACTGGTTATCACATAGATAACGGTTATTTTATTGCCAGTGTCTATAATGAAAATAAGATAATGAATGTTGGTTCCTTTATTCATGGATTAACTCCAGATCAACAACTTGCCCTAAAGACCATTATCGATCGAAATGCAATTACAAAGAAAAATAACTCTGTCCTAATGGAAGCAAGGATAGTCGTTGTTTTAAATATCATCGGCTTACAAAACGGAACGTTAAGAGAGCCACGATTTGTCTCATTTGAATTAAATGAACCTGTGGAGGAATGCACATGGGAGCTTCTAAAAATGAACGCATCAAACTGACTATTAATGACCAAGAAGTAGCAATCACTAATCCGATGAAAAAACTATGGCCTTCAATAACAAAAAGTGAATATATCAATTATTTAATTACAGTATCCCCCTTGCTATTACCTTATTTGAGAAAGCGTTTATTAACAGTTATTCGTTACCCAAACGGTGTACAAAATGAAGCCTTTTTTCAAAAAAACAGTCCCGAGTATACACCCGACTTTGTGGAAACAAAAATGGATGATGGAAAGAATTATATTTTATGCTCTAACCTAGAAACATTAATATGGTTAGGAAATCAAGGAGCAATTGAATATCACATTCCATTTCAACAATTTGATGAAAATGGACCTAGAGAAATTGTGTTTGATTTAGACCCTCCCTCTCGAGATCACTTTTTGTTAGCTATTGAGGCAGCTCTAATAATTAAAGAGATCCTTGAAAAGTTAAATATTGTTTCATATATAAAGACATCAGGAAACAAAGGAATGCAAATTCTTATTCCTCTCCTATCAAATTCATTTACATATGAAGAAACAAAGGTATTTACTGCTTTTATAGCGTCTTACTTAGTTAATAAAGAACCTAAATGGTTTACAATTGAAAGGCTTAAAAAGAATAGAAAGGAAAGACTTTATGTGGATTTCATT carries:
- a CDS encoding GNAT family N-acetyltransferase, producing the protein MNIDEFNKSKSPLLLEGWLEFNKLKWAVAPFKLNWSLEGKAFPNVKTVWYLNKRGKIILPPLNPYIGLEFSTTNTQKIYNIYNQWIKVSDYLSGEMKKRRLANMLMLPPGIEDSRSWIWNRFHVGVKYTYKIKFPYEIHLAQTEVRTNIRKAIKRGFVAERSNNLKDVYNCLLDTEKRQSFSHNLSLEDLNLLFDLLGENHLRTYLCYAPNGEVASATICLHRDDGYAIGWIRGTKEEYLTSGAAVYLDQVTIDDLQKTKAKGIDFCGANIRNIAKAKRKWGGHLVPFYSLEEYSLITMAKNLRNMWLFRK
- a CDS encoding oligosaccharide flippase family protein translates to MKWKNLIPKGKFAKNVGVLAGGTAFSQLIIILSTPILTRIYSPEEFGVYSVYLSILSILVVIGSLLYEMAIPLPLPNNNKEAINVLALCFILILLFSILHFSIFTLFAENIAYFLNTPTLAGALWLIPIAFIGGSTFQAVHYWSIRTETFKNISITKLNQSTIQVLSQIILGFNKLGKTGLLIGDVIGRLVAGITITILSFRHEKALLKEVSWHQIRKTASRYRRFPMLSSGSALLNSVSLQLPALLLTAFYGPIVVGLYILAQRILGLPIAIIGGAVSEVYLAEASKINKSDERAIRHLFWKTFKSIALISVVFITTLAVFAPPLFAFVFGDEWKQAGVYLQLLAIMYFFQFVSAPVGSNIPVFERQDFHLYREVIRILLLLITLVFANWLNVTATTAILMLSIAGTFGYIIHTFFSWYAMERHFSLKNKEQNNEY
- a CDS encoding DegT/DnrJ/EryC1/StrS family aminotransferase; this encodes MEIPPFTLESEIEELKTEINSAINNVLQSGQFIMGKNVKMLEKEIASYLGTKHAVAVNSGTDALVIALQAAGIKKGDEVITTPFTFFATAEAIHAIGAQPIFVDIDEKTFNINPNEIESVITSKTTAILPVHLYGQSANMTEIMTIAYKHKLKVIEDVAQAFGATYKGKKLGSIGEAGCLSFFPTKNLGCYGDGGMIVTNNDELAEKAAMLRSHGSKEKYHHEMLGYNSRLDEIQAAILRVKLPYIDKWNNARRSVALNYQKLLGHINEITLPYEDDDCYHVYHQYTTKISNEKRDIVKDYLTKSNIGSMIYYPIPVHQLNIYSNNKKMIINSEKLTKEVLSLPIWPQMTYDKQVFIAEKLQEVLK
- a CDS encoding Gfo/Idh/MocA family protein, translating into MIKIAVIGAGAWGINHVKTFYKLGALGAVVEPDEALQRKLKNEYPNIPTYSNMDHVLTDKSIKGVVIATPVNTHFVLAKKALEAGKDVLVEKPFTLSSSEGEKLVKVAEKRNLILMVGHLLLYQPAIQFIKNYIKRGKLGEVKSIHQQRTKLGKVRSFENVLWSFAVHDIAVILYLFEKHPQVITSKSQSILQEDIADDVYLHLGFSNNLSVNMHISWYYPEDIRKMIIVGREGMLVYNEHDQSVILHRKTVSDDLENIDKGKKVLFIGDSNPLKLECNHFLSCISNRSNPLSDGQNGVEVIQLLEKTHQEIRQQNNRFRLLGN
- a CDS encoding nucleotide sugar dehydrogenase, yielding MKRLFDFSIALILSIVLSPVMLLIALAIKIIIGSPILFKQVRPGKNGVPFTIYKFRTMTNETDKFGELLPDDRRLTKLGKLMRKMSIDELPQLINVLKGDISLVGPRPLLLEYLPRYNEEQARRHDVRPGITGWAQVNGRNLLSWEEKFKLDVWYVDNQSFLLDLKILLLTIKTVLFSEGISHEGHATMPIFLGSNEGKEIMEKNMTTKENLLKKITKRQAKIGIVGLGYVGLPLAVELAKQNFSVVGIELNKRKVAGVNEGKNYISDVEDEELITVVNNGKLKAVDHFEIVKDLDVIIICVPTPLTKNLTPNLEYVEEVSKSIAKHLKRGQLICLESTTYPGTTEEVCLPLLEKSTLKVEEDFYLAHTPERVDPGNKSFSTKSTNKIIGGVGKNSNELAKILYEQVIDHVITMSSAKAAELVKVYENTFRAVNIGLVNELTLLCDKMNLNVWEVLDGAFTKPFGIMPFYPGPGVGGHCIPIDPHYLEWKAKELNFNTQFISLAGEINRKMPEFVRDRAMRILNKKGITLSKAKVLIVGVAYKKDISDYRESPALQLIKLLQKENASVMYHDPNVPQIFSPGISLSSTPLTVYNISKQDLIIITTDHSNVDYEKIVENASSVFDTKNITKSMPKEYLNNKVTLL
- a CDS encoding tyrosine-protein kinase family protein, which produces MKHFDERFLKMATVWKPNSPAAESFKAIRATIDVMNIHGHKSILITSTKEGEGKSLIAANLATAFAQSGKNTIYIDCNLRKPAGHLAFHLSNKEGLTNFLLGESKLTSIIQKADIDKLYVITAGSIVSNPAELIASRRLKLLIEKLTAKADYVIVDSPSLTVADSTSLAAISDASLLVVNINKCTKNEVRKASNQLNLSSNHVLGIVGNE
- a CDS encoding YveK family protein, encoding MEEIIQFKYILLVLKKRWKLVSLTTILFTFCTALYCIFFITPIYEAETELLASETDPVTGQFAGDIETSILLIDTYQIIIKSPAILDKVAKKLGNQTTRSELSEKVDVKKINHSQVFTIAVQDTDPNRAALIANLVTETFLEETEIIFGNKNVKILTPASISNHGEPIKPNIKLITLITFFLVLLLVLTFAFIIEVLNVKFQNINEVYEDMNIKVIGHISHFDAFIINEKDKEGES
- the ku gene encoding non-homologous end joining protein Ku is translated as MHTMWKGSISFGLVHIPIKLFAATEDKDIKFRSLHKECKNPIKYEKVCAVCDKEINQDDIVKGYEYEPGKYVIVDPEDIKELTNTSSKRVEIIDFVSIEEIDPIFYNKSYFIGPNENGEKPYSLLKKAIEETGKIGIAKITIRSKQQLAVVRGYKNGLLLETIHWPDEVRNIEHIPNFSEQLEVDERELNMAKTLVEQLTTEFNPDKYTDEYRTGLMDLIESKMKNQEYSTPHQEPETNIIDLMDALQASIDETTPKKKKKIRKKKAVSGE
- a CDS encoding ATP-dependent DNA ligase, with the translated sequence MSFIKPILPTLTNLVPKGSEWHFEIKYDGFRCQLHWDQENLILYSRNGKDLGYYFPELKQLQVLFTKGFANNSFVLDGELCCLDQNGVPNFDAIQYRGRLKNETKRVAAAKDHPATFLAFDLLYFNNEKTLDLNYIERKRKLISYFSQIDVYGKFLSVIKQEENFKILWNKVVSQNHEGVIAKHTSSKWIPGKRTELWKKIKNYKKVKIIVTGYHIDNGYFIASVYNENKIMNVGSFIHGLTPDQQLALKTIIDRNAITKKNNSVLMEARIVVVLNIIGLQNGTLREPRFVSFELNEPVEECTWELLKMNASN
- the ligD gene encoding non-homologous end-joining DNA ligase; this translates as MGASKNERIKLTINDQEVAITNPMKKLWPSITKSEYINYLITVSPLLLPYLRKRLLTVIRYPNGVQNEAFFQKNSPEYTPDFVETKMDDGKNYILCSNLETLIWLGNQGAIEYHIPFQQFDENGPREIVFDLDPPSRDHFLLAIEAALIIKEILEKLNIVSYIKTSGNKGMQILIPLLSNSFTYEETKVFTAFIASYLVNKEPKWFTIERLKKNRKERLYVDFIQHAEGKTIIAPYSVRGNEDALVSTPLQWSEVTRQLNPSTFTMGEVINRIKGENHLKLNLKEMEIKNKGLHQLIKNINNLT